The following are encoded together in the Candidatus Krumholzibacteriia bacterium genome:
- a CDS encoding DUF2277 domain-containing protein, translating into MCRNIRPLFNFEPPASDDEVYNASLQFVRKISGTTKPSKANEIAFNAAVRDIAAIARTLIHSMVTTAPPKNREEEAAKAKARS; encoded by the coding sequence ATGTGCAGAAACATCCGACCGCTGTTCAACTTTGAGCCGCCCGCCAGCGACGACGAGGTCTACAACGCCTCGCTGCAGTTCGTGCGCAAGATCAGCGGCACCACCAAGCCGTCCAAAGCCAACGAAATCGCATTCAACGCCGCGGTGCGCGACATCGCCGCCATCGCGCGCACCCTCATCCACAGCATGGTCACCACGGCACCGCCGAAGAATCGCGAAGAAGAAGCCGCCAAGGCAAAGGCCCGCTCG